From a single Cytophagales bacterium WSM2-2 genomic region:
- a CDS encoding oxidoreductase, whose translation MERSKIHSQGPVFSRIIAGAWRWHNVSPETVERLALVSLEQGITSFDHADIYGDHSNEEIFGRVLAKNPSLRNRMELITKCGIKFPSAKRPATRSKHYDTSKEHILWSAENSLKTLRTDRIDLLLIHRPDPLLNPHEVAEAFNQLKKEGKVLHFGVSNFTTGQFRMLQAHLTFPLVTNQIEISLSRIDPFFNGDLDLMLELGISPMAWSPLAGGKLVAGEREVFSKATKYDATYAQLALAWLLKHPSRIFPIIGTTQPDRIVESAKSVDINIDREDWFEMLKWVRGRDVD comes from the coding sequence GTGGAGCGCAGTAAAATACACTCACAAGGGCCGGTCTTCTCAAGGATAATTGCAGGAGCCTGGCGTTGGCATAACGTCTCGCCCGAAACCGTTGAGCGACTGGCTCTTGTTTCTTTAGAACAGGGCATCACCAGCTTCGACCATGCTGATATTTATGGTGATCACAGCAACGAAGAGATTTTTGGCCGGGTGCTGGCAAAGAATCCCTCCTTGAGAAATCGCATGGAGCTGATCACCAAATGCGGGATCAAGTTTCCGTCAGCAAAACGACCGGCCACCCGCAGCAAGCATTACGATACTTCGAAAGAACATATCCTCTGGTCGGCAGAGAACTCGTTGAAGACATTGCGTACTGACCGGATTGATCTGTTGCTTATTCACCGTCCTGATCCGTTGCTCAATCCCCACGAGGTGGCCGAGGCATTTAATCAGCTAAAGAAAGAAGGCAAGGTTTTGCACTTTGGCGTGTCGAATTTTACTACAGGTCAGTTCCGGATGTTGCAGGCACATCTCACGTTTCCATTAGTCACCAACCAGATTGAAATTTCGCTTTCGCGAATAGATCCGTTCTTCAATGGCGACCTTGACCTGATGCTGGAGTTAGGTATATCGCCCATGGCCTGGTCTCCGCTGGCTGGTGGAAAATTAGTAGCGGGCGAGCGTGAAGTCTTCAGCAAAGCAACCAAATACGATGCTACCTACGCCCAGTTGGCGCTGGCATGGTTGCTAAAACATCCTTCCCGTATTTTTCCCATCATCGGCACAACGCAACCCGACCGCATTGTTGAGTCCGCAAAATCAGTGGACATCAACATCGATCGAGAGGATTGGTTTGAAATGCTCAAGTGGGTGAGAGGGCGCGATGTAGATTGA
- a CDS encoding UPF0365 protein, whose translation MPEIAFIFIVFISIIAFFLFMYFVPVGLWITAIFAGVRITIGELIGMRIRKVPPGVIVNSLITATKAGLQVTTRELETHYLAGGDVPNVIRALISAEKANINLTFKQATAINLAGRDVFEAVQISVNPKVINTPKVAAVAADGIQLIAIARITVRASIQQLVGGAGEETILARVGEGIVTSIGQASSHREVLANPDKISKLVLSRGLDAGTAFEILSIDIADVDVGANIGAKLQTDQAAADLKVAEARAEERRAMAVALEQEMIAKAQEARANVIQAEAEIPKAIATAFVNGNLGVMDYYKMQNVQADTDMRQSISGSGKGGGQPPQK comes from the coding sequence ATGCCAGAAATAGCATTTATTTTCATTGTATTTATATCGATCATTGCGTTCTTCCTGTTCATGTATTTTGTGCCGGTGGGCTTGTGGATCACCGCGATCTTTGCCGGTGTACGAATTACGATTGGAGAGTTGATTGGGATGCGTATTCGTAAAGTGCCACCCGGAGTGATAGTGAACTCACTGATCACAGCTACGAAAGCGGGACTACAGGTAACGACCAGAGAACTGGAAACACATTACCTCGCCGGAGGCGATGTTCCCAATGTCATTCGCGCTTTGATCTCGGCAGAGAAAGCAAACATTAACCTGACTTTCAAGCAGGCTACAGCCATCAACCTGGCAGGCCGTGATGTATTTGAGGCTGTACAGATTTCTGTAAATCCAAAAGTGATCAACACTCCTAAAGTTGCAGCTGTTGCAGCCGATGGTATTCAATTGATTGCAATTGCGAGAATAACAGTACGCGCAAGTATTCAGCAGTTGGTAGGTGGTGCTGGAGAAGAAACAATCCTGGCACGTGTAGGTGAAGGTATTGTTACATCAATCGGTCAGGCCAGTTCTCACCGTGAGGTGCTCGCGAACCCTGATAAAATTTCAAAACTTGTTTTGTCAAGAGGTCTTGATGCAGGTACTGCTTTCGAGATCCTTTCCATTGATATTGCCGATGTTGACGTTGGTGCAAACATTGGCGCTAAACTTCAGACAGACCAGGCTGCTGCGGACTTAAAAGTTGCCGAAGCTCGCGCAGAAGAGCGTAGAGCAATGGCTGTGGCGCTGGAGCAGGAGATGATTGCAAAAGCACAAGAGGCGAGAGCGAATGTAATTCAGGCGGAAGCCGAAATTCCCAAGGCAATTGCCACGGCATTTGTAAATGGAAACTTAGGCGTGATGGATTACTACAAAATGCAAAACGTACAGGCCGATACAGATATGCGTCAGTCGATCTCCGGTTCAGGTAAAGGTGGCGGTCAGCCCCCTCAGAAATAG
- a CDS encoding bifunctional phosphoglucose/phosphomannose isomerase, which translates to MKKLIEGFTQQLTHALKLGQAMDLVRPGSDIRNILITGMGGSGIGANLVESLTFGRVPIPITVSKGYNIPQFVSPHTLFIACSYSGNTEETLAAVQKGLLKRAHIICVTSGGKMLELAKEYNLFYIQIPGGSSSPRAQLGYMMTSLLYALYHTNLIGAAFIKETENAVEYLDRGEKAIQSEAELIAKKLRGKLPIIYCDERLKAMATRFQNQLNENAKQMVHVNTFPELNHNEIVGWCFPENILQQSQVVYLYSDHDHERVEKRMEICRDIFEKRSNPIIDIVAEGASLLEQYYYLIHLTDWISYFLARENNVDPDSIDNITYLKDELAKLK; encoded by the coding sequence ATGAAGAAACTCATCGAAGGTTTTACACAGCAGCTCACGCATGCGCTCAAGCTCGGTCAGGCGATGGATTTGGTTCGGCCCGGCAGCGACATCCGGAATATTTTGATCACCGGCATGGGCGGTTCTGGCATTGGAGCAAACCTCGTGGAGTCTCTCACATTCGGTCGCGTGCCTATTCCGATCACTGTTTCCAAAGGATACAACATTCCACAGTTTGTTAGCCCTCACACCCTTTTTATTGCGTGTTCTTACAGTGGCAATACGGAAGAAACTTTAGCGGCTGTACAAAAAGGATTATTAAAACGTGCACACATCATTTGCGTGACCTCTGGTGGCAAGATGCTGGAGCTCGCCAAGGAGTACAATCTATTCTACATCCAGATTCCCGGTGGTTCTTCAAGCCCGCGCGCTCAGCTCGGGTACATGATGACGTCTTTGCTGTATGCGCTTTATCACACCAACCTGATCGGGGCCGCTTTTATCAAGGAGACTGAAAATGCAGTTGAATACCTGGACCGTGGAGAAAAAGCCATTCAATCGGAAGCAGAGCTAATTGCGAAGAAACTCCGTGGTAAGCTGCCTATCATTTACTGCGATGAGCGTTTGAAAGCCATGGCTACTCGTTTTCAAAATCAATTGAATGAGAACGCCAAGCAGATGGTGCACGTAAATACATTTCCGGAATTGAATCACAACGAAATTGTCGGCTGGTGCTTCCCGGAAAATATACTTCAGCAATCACAGGTAGTGTACCTGTATTCCGATCACGACCACGAGCGCGTGGAGAAACGTATGGAAATCTGTCGCGATATTTTTGAAAAACGATCTAACCCGATCATCGATATTGTTGCAGAGGGCGCCTCGCTTCTTGAACAGTACTATTACCTCATTCACCTCACTGACTGGATTTCTTACTTCCTCGCCAGGGAAAATAACGTTGATCCGGATTCGATTGACAATATCACCTACCTGAAAGACGAGCTGGCGAAATTGAAGTGA
- the lipB gene encoding octanoyltransferase: MNSLLSKKTKFIDLGLIDYQKAWDYQTELFNQTLAVKTENRNLPDNEQRTTNNYLIFCEHPHVYTLGKSGDEKNLIIPDTQLTSIGATFHHINRGGDITYHGPGQIVVYPVIDLENFFTDIHQYMRMLEEAVITTLAEFNIAAGRIKGLTGVWLNVADEKNARKICAMGVKMSRWVTMHGLALNVNTDLNYFNNIVSCGIPDKAVTSMEKELNSSLDFQQVKEVLKSKLSSLFEMQLTE, translated from the coding sequence ATGAATTCTTTACTCAGTAAAAAAACCAAATTCATTGACCTTGGTCTTATCGATTACCAAAAAGCCTGGGACTACCAAACGGAACTGTTCAACCAAACGTTGGCGGTGAAGACCGAAAACCGGAATCTTCCCGACAACGAACAACGAACAACGAATAACTACCTGATCTTCTGTGAGCATCCTCACGTCTACACACTGGGGAAAAGCGGTGACGAAAAAAATCTGATTATCCCTGACACCCAGCTTACTTCCATAGGCGCCACGTTTCATCACATCAATCGCGGTGGAGACATCACTTACCACGGGCCTGGACAAATTGTAGTATATCCTGTCATCGACCTGGAAAATTTCTTCACGGACATACATCAATACATGCGAATGTTGGAAGAGGCTGTGATTACAACGCTGGCGGAATTCAATATTGCTGCAGGAAGGATCAAAGGGCTCACCGGGGTTTGGCTCAATGTTGCCGATGAGAAGAATGCTAGAAAAATCTGTGCCATGGGAGTAAAAATGAGCCGTTGGGTGACCATGCACGGCCTGGCACTGAACGTTAATACAGACCTGAATTATTTTAACAACATCGTTTCCTGCGGCATTCCTGACAAGGCCGTGACCTCGATGGAAAAAGAATTAAATTCATCGCTGGATTTTCAGCAGGTAAAAGAAGTTCTGAAATCGAAATTATCCTCACTCTTTGAAATGCAGTTGACCGAATGA
- a CDS encoding UPF0102 protein produces MRELLCKTFDEFLHSLLLTLIFKGKGKGVSDKIKKGKEGEKIAADFLESKGFEIVARNYRHKRSEIDLIVKKNNWLIFVEVKLRTSDAFGYPEDFVDRKKANQIIDGAVEYTYEQDWKGNVRYDIVSIREMHGEREVFHIEDAFY; encoded by the coding sequence ATGCGTGAGCTGCTGTGTAAAACCTTCGATGAGTTTCTTCATTCTTTGTTGTTAACTTTAATTTTCAAAGGTAAAGGAAAAGGCGTGAGCGATAAAATTAAAAAGGGTAAGGAGGGAGAAAAGATCGCGGCTGACTTTCTGGAATCCAAAGGCTTTGAGATCGTAGCAAGAAATTATCGTCACAAACGCTCGGAGATCGATTTGATCGTTAAAAAAAATAATTGGCTGATTTTTGTGGAAGTCAAACTGAGGACTTCTGATGCTTTCGGATATCCTGAAGATTTTGTCGACAGGAAAAAGGCGAATCAAATCATTGATGGGGCAGTGGAGTACACTTATGAACAGGACTGGAAAGGTAACGTGAGGTATGATATCGTTTCCATCCGGGAGATGCACGGAGAGCGGGAAGTCTTCCACATTGAAGATGCATTTTATTGA
- a CDS encoding 2'-5' RNA ligase, producing MDQPTGMSRYFIAIIPPSPIEEEAMALKNHFKEKYNSKGSLNSAPHITLHMPFMWKEKNEEKLIGALKSFVTDQKMFPIALSGFGSFPPRVVFINVKPSEELNLLQSRLQKFCKSELNLFNAQYKDLPFHPHITIAFRDLKKDKFAVAWSEFREKTFEASFPVNRISLLKHDTRYWQPLYHFDF from the coding sequence ATGGACCAGCCAACAGGCATGAGCCGCTACTTCATAGCTATTATACCTCCCTCACCAATTGAGGAAGAGGCCATGGCTTTGAAAAATCATTTCAAGGAGAAATACAACAGCAAGGGTTCTTTGAATTCTGCTCCGCATATCACCCTGCACATGCCTTTTATGTGGAAAGAGAAGAATGAAGAAAAACTGATCGGTGCACTCAAAAGTTTTGTAACAGACCAGAAAATGTTCCCGATTGCTCTTTCAGGATTTGGATCATTTCCTCCACGGGTAGTTTTTATAAATGTCAAGCCAAGCGAAGAACTGAACCTGCTTCAAAGTCGACTGCAGAAATTCTGCAAATCGGAGTTGAATTTATTTAATGCTCAATACAAAGACCTGCCATTTCACCCACATATTACCATTGCCTTTCGCGATCTGAAAAAAGACAAGTTCGCGGTTGCCTGGAGTGAATTCAGGGAAAAAACTTTCGAAGCATCTTTCCCTGTTAACAGAATCTCGTTGCTGAAACACGACACTCGCTACTGGCAACCGCTCTATCATTTTGATTTTTAA
- a CDS encoding pyridine nucleotide-disulfide oxidoreductase — MQEHDLIIVGAGPIGLACGIEARRAGLSYLIIEKGCLVNSLYHYPMNMTFFSTSERLEIGEVPFISNNAKPVRIEALEYYRRVCTTWDLNVNLYEEVEEVQQKTASQFSIKTSKGNFLSKTVVLALGFYDLPYLLNVPGEDLPKVKHYYDEPHPYFRQKVAVIGAANSAVDVALETWRKGAEVTMIVREASVRDSVKYWVKPDIENRIKEGSIKAYFNSTVSSITETHINVQTPEGEIQLPNDFVMAMTGYQPPFEFMKKAGIQFHADPYHTPVYNEQTMETSVPGLYLAGVVCGGLKTNQWFIENSRDHAKLIIKNMIHK, encoded by the coding sequence ATGCAAGAACACGATCTCATCATTGTCGGAGCGGGACCAATCGGCCTGGCCTGTGGAATTGAAGCCAGGAGGGCTGGTTTAAGTTACCTGATTATTGAAAAAGGTTGCCTGGTCAATTCACTTTATCATTACCCGATGAACATGACCTTCTTTTCCACCTCTGAACGATTGGAGATAGGTGAGGTGCCGTTTATCTCAAACAATGCTAAACCGGTGCGGATAGAAGCGTTGGAGTATTATCGCCGGGTATGCACCACTTGGGACCTGAATGTTAATCTTTATGAGGAAGTGGAAGAAGTACAGCAAAAGACCGCCAGTCAATTTTCGATAAAGACGAGCAAAGGAAATTTTTTATCAAAAACTGTGGTGCTTGCTTTAGGTTTTTATGATCTCCCGTATTTGCTGAATGTACCTGGCGAAGACCTTCCGAAGGTGAAACATTACTACGATGAACCACATCCGTATTTCAGACAAAAAGTGGCTGTGATAGGTGCGGCAAACTCGGCTGTGGATGTAGCATTGGAGACCTGGCGCAAAGGTGCAGAAGTGACCATGATTGTACGTGAAGCTTCCGTGCGCGATAGTGTGAAATATTGGGTGAAGCCTGACATTGAAAACAGAATCAAGGAAGGCTCGATCAAAGCTTATTTTAATTCAACAGTTTCAAGCATCACGGAGACTCACATTAACGTACAGACACCTGAGGGCGAAATTCAATTGCCGAATGATTTTGTGATGGCGATGACCGGCTACCAACCGCCTTTTGAATTCATGAAGAAAGCAGGAATTCAATTTCATGCTGACCCGTATCACACACCTGTTTACAATGAACAGACCATGGAGACTTCTGTTCCGGGACTTTACTTAGCCGGTGTGGTGTGTGGTGGATTGAAGACAAACCAGTGGTTTATTGAGAACTCGCGCGACCATGCGAAGCTGATTATAAAAAACATGATTCATAAGTAA
- a CDS encoding glyoxalase, with translation MEDQKQQTGNSASPVDTTPKVTGIGGIFFLSDNLKETKEWYTKNLGIEINDWGSSSFESRYLNKPDEINSLQWKPFKKGDEYFSPSKKEFMINYQVQNIEGLVSKLKENGVTILDSIATYDYGKFVHIMDSEGNKIELWEP, from the coding sequence ATGGAAGACCAAAAACAACAAACAGGCAACTCAGCTTCACCCGTTGACACCACACCAAAGGTGACGGGAATTGGCGGCATTTTCTTTCTTTCAGACAACCTGAAGGAAACGAAGGAATGGTACACCAAAAATTTAGGGATTGAGATAAATGATTGGGGTTCATCGAGCTTTGAATCCAGGTACTTGAACAAACCTGATGAGATAAACTCCCTTCAGTGGAAACCATTCAAAAAAGGAGACGAATATTTTTCTCCGTCCAAAAAGGAATTTATGATCAACTACCAGGTTCAGAATATCGAAGGGCTTGTAAGCAAGCTCAAAGAAAACGGAGTCACCATACTTGACAGCATTGCCACTTACGACTACGGAAAATTTGTACATATCATGGATTCCGAAGGCAACAAGATTGAATTATGGGAGCCTTGA
- a CDS encoding ATPase — MVIIADSGGSKIDWRLLKKDGSVGQANSPGFNPYYQPLDHLQKIVSEDLLPKVSEETSKIFYYGTGVSSEKNVRSIQSVFATHFPKASIEVGWDLLAAARALCGREPGIACILGTGSNSCLYDGEKITGNVANLGWILADEGSGTYMGKQLVFDYFRNEMPEAMARQFHARFPWTREEVLEKVYQQEKPGAFLASFAKFIFQHLKEPYCYQLAYKSLSDFFENNVMKYDNYKNLKVHFTGSIGFYFSDVLRQVANDKGITVKNVLEGPIAGLTLYHQKDL, encoded by the coding sequence ATGGTGATCATAGCCGATAGCGGAGGTTCTAAAATTGACTGGCGGTTATTAAAAAAAGACGGAAGTGTGGGTCAGGCGAACAGCCCTGGCTTCAATCCCTACTATCAGCCATTGGACCATCTGCAGAAAATAGTCTCAGAAGACCTACTTCCGAAAGTAAGTGAAGAGACTTCAAAGATATTTTACTATGGCACCGGAGTTTCGTCAGAAAAGAATGTCCGAAGCATCCAGTCGGTTTTCGCAACGCATTTTCCGAAAGCATCTATTGAGGTAGGATGGGATTTGCTGGCCGCAGCCCGGGCGTTGTGTGGGCGTGAACCTGGAATCGCCTGCATTCTCGGCACGGGATCCAACTCCTGTTTGTATGACGGGGAAAAAATAACCGGAAATGTGGCCAACCTCGGATGGATATTGGCTGACGAAGGCTCAGGCACCTACATGGGCAAGCAGCTGGTGTTTGATTATTTTCGCAACGAAATGCCCGAAGCTATGGCTCGGCAATTTCACGCCCGCTTTCCGTGGACACGCGAAGAAGTACTAGAGAAAGTGTACCAGCAAGAAAAGCCGGGAGCATTCCTCGCCAGTTTCGCCAAGTTCATTTTTCAACATTTGAAAGAACCTTATTGTTACCAGTTGGCATACAAGAGTCTATCCGACTTCTTCGAAAACAATGTGATGAAGTATGATAATTACAAAAACCTCAAAGTTCATTTTACCGGCTCTATTGGCTTTTACTTCAGTGATGTTTTGAGGCAAGTGGCCAACGACAAAGGCATCACCGTAAAAAATGTCCTGGAAGGACCTATTGCAGGCTTGACATTATATCATCAGAAAGATCTTTAA
- a CDS encoding N-acetyltransferase, which produces MTKLNYKPVDKSNWTDLEKLFESKGGPHNCWCMVWRNMNEGGDRASKADKKKSLKNYVASKTPIGLLCYNNSEAIAWCSIAPRESYRDLSGDSSLTDVWSLVCFFVKKEYRQMGITEELIGEAIKYAKGNGAKYVEAYPVDPESPSYRFMGFKPVFDKLGFEFKHKAGQRRYVMTVAI; this is translated from the coding sequence ATGACAAAATTAAATTACAAGCCTGTAGACAAATCCAACTGGACAGATTTGGAAAAACTTTTTGAAAGCAAAGGCGGGCCACACAATTGCTGGTGTATGGTTTGGCGAAATATGAACGAAGGCGGAGACCGGGCCAGCAAAGCCGACAAGAAAAAGTCTTTGAAAAACTATGTGGCTAGTAAAACTCCGATTGGGTTACTCTGCTACAACAACTCAGAAGCAATTGCCTGGTGTTCTATCGCACCGCGAGAGAGCTATCGTGATCTGTCAGGCGACAGCTCGCTGACGGATGTTTGGTCATTGGTCTGCTTCTTTGTCAAGAAAGAGTACAGGCAAATGGGAATTACCGAAGAGCTAATTGGCGAAGCAATAAAATACGCCAAAGGCAACGGAGCTAAATATGTAGAAGCTTATCCTGTAGATCCGGAATCGCCTAGTTATAGATTTATGGGCTTCAAACCAGTATTTGACAAACTGGGTTTTGAATTTAAACACAAGGCCGGCCAACGAAGATATGTAATGACGGTAGCGATTTGA